TCGCTGGAAAGCCAATTCTCCCGGTTCTACCGTTTCTATCATCCCAGGCCGTGTGGGTAGAGTGACAGGGTCCTTTTATGGCGGAAGCAGAGGCATTGACTGTGTCGGTCTCCGCCCTCGCGGACCCCGCGCCGTGGAATGATGATGCGAGAACGCAGTGATTGTAGGCTACATCCCGGCCCCCTACAAGTTGCCGATTTTACACGACATCTACATGTGTCATCCGCCTACTTTGATCACTACAGCAATAAACCAAGCAGATTACATTCATTCCGTCAAAGGTGGCGCGCCCCAACATACTGCCCCATTGGGAGTTGTCTGCAGGCTGCCACTTTAAGCTGTATTCTACACGCGCCGGAGATTTGCCCAGATGGCGGCCAAGCGTTTACATTGAGAGATTCACGAAGGCTAAACCAAAAGAGACAAGTTGTGATCTGTTCTTAGGTGAAATTATCCGAGGTATAACTGAGAGATTGAACAGAACCTCACAATTGAAGACTATGCCGTCCTATACATAGATTGGGGAATGGAGCGTGGGAACCCTCCAGTTTATGCTGTATCTTTTCCTCCGCAGCAACTCCATGACGCGACCTACTTATGGCGGATCAAGAAATCGAGGCCAGCACGGATGCTCGCAAAATCGGCGTCTTCGggcccaacaccaacatcgaATCCGTGACTCTTTCCTTCAGGGAGCACAATTCCCGTCTCAACCCCAAGACGCTGCAATTCCTCATGGGCCTTCACACTAAATATTGCGGATACCATTCCATCTGCGTTGCCGTGGACAAAGAATGTCGGGGGAGATTTGTCAGAAAACAACCTCACCGGGTCCACACGCTGGTAATCACCGTCTTTAACGATGGATGAGAAGTGAGTTCCATTCTTCAGACTACTAAAAAGCCATGCATTCCTCGGAACCGACAGGTCCGGCTTGGGAAGGCCCTTGGTCTTTGGTCGATCTCTGGTTTTGGATGCGCCTTCTAAAGAAAGCCCTGTGTGAGAAAGTACAGGCTCCTGGTAGATTTGATTCAGGAAGGCTTCATCCAGAGGGGGAATCATTGCCAGTGCTGGCAATGGTTGGAACCAGAATGGGTCGGTGGTATACTTCACACCATAAAAGTCGAGAATTGCAGATGGTGGATCTGGAAGCGAGCCCTATAGAGAAGCGGTTGTAAGATAAGAGCTCGAACAGGAACAACATCCCAGCTTACCAGGTGCAACGCCAGACATCCGCCGGCTGAATGGCCAAATACTGCAATTCGGGAACCATCCACCTCCAAACCGGCGTCCTGCTTCAACAGTCCTGGAAGATGCGATTTGCACCACCTGTATGCATCCTTGGCATCCTCTATCGGGCCCTCATACAAGGACACCTGCGGACAGAGGCGGTAATCAGCCGAGACGACCACATACCCGGCATCTGCCAGGTACTGGATTTGCTCTTCCGGCAGCATATGTCTAGAGCCGACAACAAAGCCGCCCCCATGGAAAGCGAGAGCTGGTGATACTGTTCAGTATCCACAAAAGGTATGTTCGAGAAAGACAGAAGACGCATACCTATACTGTACAAGccatccttcttcgcctcctcaGACCAATGAACAGTGGCGGATACCTGCAGCTCTCCTTCACAGGATTTGAAAGGATAATTCTGGGAACGCATGATAGATCTCTCACAGTAAACGAATAGCGAACAAGGTGTATTATGCGGAAAAGGCGAGAGATAATGCGGAGTAAAAATAAGTTCAGGTGGCGGACTCCGTTCCCTGGCACTCTCGAGAAATCGCGGTGTCCGCACACTCCATCCACGGCGTTAGTTGCCTCACCCTCATACCATTCAATGGACTGGCGGTTCCCGGCATGCGGAGTAGTTGCAGTGGTCGGCATTTGCTGTTGTGGAAGCCTCAGGGAAAGATCATACGTCGTCCCGGTGattaaggatatatatatagctgtaTTAGATTGCCCGTATCACCACTGTGCTCGCTCGTTTACTGCACTATTCGTCCCGATCTCGCAAGCAAACAGTCGCAGACCTTAACATTTCAATCAAAATGCCCGACATTGCAGAAGTCACTGAGAAACTCCAGCCCCAGGCTGAGGTGGCGTTCCCAAAGACCCCATTCTTTGAGGGTTCCGAGTTGCCATGCCGGTTCGAAGGTGAGGTGTACAACTGCGTCGTCCGTGGAACAATTCCCAAGGAGGTTGATGGCACCTACTATCGCTGCATGCCGGATGCTCTATGGGCGCCACAGTATGAGGACGATGTGTTCATCAACGGGGACGGTGCGATCGATGCAATCCGAATCCACGATGGACACGCCGATTTCAAACAAAAGTATGTCCGGACCTCCAAGTTTGTTATTGAAAGAGCCGCGCGCCAGGCGGTGTTTGGGAAATACCGAAATCGCTACACCGATGACCCGCGCGTGAAGCATGAGATTCATTCCACCGCCAACACGCATATCATCTTTTTTGAAAAGCAGCTGTTGGCGTTGAAGGAAGACTCGCCGCCATACGCCATGGACCCCGATACCCTTGAGACGAAAGGTAAATTGGCAGGCTGTATTTTGCTTTCAGCTCGTGTTGTGGGAGTTGAGTAACTAAATTGCAACTACTACTAGGAGCCTATGATTTCCACGGGCAGTACACGGCCCCGACCTTTACGGCTCACCCGAAGATTGACGCCAGCAACGGGGAGATGATGACCATGGGGTATGAGGCAAAGGGCGATGGCACAACCGACGTTGCCTACTACCTCTTCAGTAAGGAAGGTAAAAAGCTTGAAGAATGTTGGTTCAAGGGTCCGTATATCGGTATGATGCATGACATGGCAGCAACCGACAAGTGGGtggtcttcaccatcccaccTCTGCAAGCCCAGTCTCTGGAAAGTCTCAAGGCTGGCTCGAAGCATTTTGCTTGGGCTGAAGACAAGCCATTGACTTTTGGTATTCTCCCCCGTTACAACCCCAAGCCGGAAGATATTAGATGGTTCACCTATAAGAATGCGTTCTATGGTCACACTGGGAATGCCTTTGACGGAGACGATGGGTGCGTTTATCTTGATGCGCCACTCACCTATTTCAATAAGGTACGCTTCCCGTCATCCTATTTACGTCTGTTAACCTTTGTCAGTTTTGGTTCTTCCCTCCAGTCGGTCAAGACCCAATGACGGCGCCAAGCGGAAAGCCCCCCGGCAGAGATCAATTGCAGAGCCACTATGTTCGTTGGAGGTTCGATCCTAACGCGACCGATCCCCGCGTGGAGCCTGTGGAACTGGTAAACGCCGATGGGGAGATGCCCAAGGTTGACGACCGTTTCGCTGGAAAGCCCTACAATACTCTCTTCCTCGCGATGCACGATCCTACAAAGGAGAACGGTCCCGTCGGAGGCATCTATAATGCCATTGCGAAATGCGACGTCAACACCGGGAAACTGGTTCATTGGTCCGCTGGAGACCACACTGCAATCCATGAAGTTGCATTTATTCCTCGGACGCCAGATTGTGAGTCCTTGTTCCGCTGTAGAAAGAAAGGTGAAACATGAGTCTAACGAAGCAACTGTGCTAGCCCCCGAAGCCGACGGCTTCCTTGTCACCATCGCCAATCGACGTGATACCAAGCTGTCTTGTATCTTGATTCTGGATGCCCAGAAGCTGGCTGAAGGTCCTCTTGCAATTATCGAACTGCCGTTTCGCCTTCGAAATGGAATCCACGGAAGCTGGGTGCCTTCCACAGAACTGCCTAGTGACAATGACTTGTGCGATATGTCTGGGGTTACCGACAAGATTCGCCGCGCGTACGCAGGTAAGCCGGTCAGCTTCCCCAAGTTCAAGGCTTAGGGAGGGTTTGTATACCCAACAGTGCATGCCAATAACTATTGGTCTTTGCATGGGTTTCGCTAGTGGGTAGCCATGTAGTGTCGCATGCTTGTTGAGGTCTACATTTATGAAAGTTAATATGCTTGTTGTTTACTGAATACACCGTCCTTGAAGGATGTAGACTGAACCACAGTTACATACTTAGAGAGCATTTCCCACCTAAAGCAGTTTTCTATATTGCCTTTGGCCTGTATCCAAATCTCtgtcgcttcttcttttaaTCTGCCACCAATACTCTGCAGTTGCTCCATATAACTACACAAAGGaaagtcaaaaaaaaaaaaacaaaaaaaagaaggggaGACACAGGAATGTCTACCGTCTCCTAACACTTGCCACCGATCTTTTGCCCTGGAGTGCGTTATTTATTATGGCCTTTTACTGTGGAAATGATTTTGACGGATTCTGAAGTATGCAACACCTACAGAAGAAGGGTTCTCATTCCTCCCAGGTAAAATTCCAAAATCCCTCGCCTGTGAATAATCATTGGACGGGGCATGAGGTATGGGCAATAGCAACCACGCTCAAACTAGATAGCGCTGCTCGGTTTCATTTAATTAGCTATTTACATTAATCCCCAAGCTGAACCAGGAGAAGCGAGCGGCCTCCGAGCCTCACTGCGGTACCTATTTCACCTCTCAAATGCCGGCATAGCTTGATTCACCGTGGCACCCCGTGGACATCCCACATCTCCGACACCCGCGATTGATTGGGGTTTTAAGGACGGTAAAGTGCTATCGGTTGATTCATTCCTTTCGACTGCATTTTGTCTGTACTTTCATCATTCTCCTCACTCATCCGACACCAGGGTCTCATTCACATGAGCAACATAAGTATTGCAACTTGCCTGTCGCAGAAGCCCCATTCCGAAGAACACCACTACGATGGCTACTGATATGGTTATACCGAAAGAGTGTAAAGCGGGCGTGGTCCATGATGAGGGACCAGACTTCACCATGAAGATCCAAACGGT
This region of Aspergillus puulaauensis MK2 DNA, chromosome 5, nearly complete sequence genomic DNA includes:
- a CDS encoding carotenoid oxygenase family protein (COG:Q;~EggNog:ENOG410PJZ5;~InterPro:IPR004294;~PFAM:PF03055;~go_function: GO:0016702 - oxidoreductase activity, acting on single donors with incorporation of molecular oxygen, incorporation of two atoms of oxygen [Evidence IEA];~go_process: GO:0055114 - oxidation-reduction process [Evidence IEA]) encodes the protein MPDIAEVTEKLQPQAEVAFPKTPFFEGSELPCRFEGEVYNCVVRGTIPKEVDGTYYRCMPDALWAPQYEDDVFINGDGAIDAIRIHDGHADFKQKYVRTSKFVIERAARQAVFGKYRNRYTDDPRVKHEIHSTANTHIIFFEKQLLALKEDSPPYAMDPDTLETKGAYDFHGQYTAPTFTAHPKIDASNGEMMTMGYEAKGDGTTDVAYYLFSKEGKKLEECWFKGPYIGMMHDMAATDKWVVFTIPPLQAQSLESLKAGSKHFAWAEDKPLTFGILPRYNPKPEDIRWFTYKNAFYGHTGNAFDGDDGCVYLDAPLTYFNKFWFFPPVGQDPMTAPSGKPPGRDQLQSHYVRWRFDPNATDPRVEPVELVNADGEMPKVDDRFAGKPYNTLFLAMHDPTKENGPVGGIYNAIAKCDVNTGKLVHWSAGDHTAIHEVAFIPRTPDSPEADGFLVTIANRRDTKLSCILILDAQKLAEGPLAIIELPFRLRNGIHGSWVPSTELPSDNDLCDMSGVTDKIRRAYAGKPVSFPKFKA
- a CDS encoding alpha/beta hydrolase (CAZy:CE10;~COG:S;~EggNog:ENOG410PWXY;~InterPro:IPR029058,IPR013094;~PFAM:PF12697;~go_function: GO:0016787 - hydrolase activity [Evidence IEA]), translating into MRSQNYPFKSCEGELQVSATVHWSEEAKKDGLYSIALAFHGGGFVVGSRHMLPEEQIQYLADAGYVVVSADYRLCPQVSLYEGPIEDAKDAYRWCKSHLPGLLKQDAGLEVDGSRIAVFGHSAGGCLALHLGSLPDPPSAILDFYGVKYTTDPFWFQPLPALAMIPPLDEAFLNQIYQEPVLSHTGLSLEGASKTRDRPKTKGLPKPDLSVPRNAWLFSSLKNGTHFSSIVKDGDYQRVDPVRLFSDKSPPTFFVHGNADGMVSAIFSVKAHEELQRLGVETGIVLPEGKSHGFDVGVGPEDADFASIRAGLDFLIRHK